One genomic region from Desulfuromonas sp. TF encodes:
- a CDS encoding phage tail tube protein, translating to MNGISGAEIRAAFVRAVAWGQAVACGAGHGLLILPTSIRKDSGVESDDSLGTYHSSDGDPGAITVEGDLPLYLRYDGLDPLLALVCGIAGAPVQQGADPAYAYKYRPAKDIKGYFGTFAKDMKNYVEEIPSAKLAGFTLRGDAGGKLQLVLKVIGINKITVSGVNTPATFVNVTIPEVANPVRFAHGVFRMNDRDAVALAAGDKIYPSSFEFSYMRKLAGVHTGEYRTAEPNVQELIDEPLNDGAPEVRLKLQFPRHSSNAFLLDLANDKRKKFDAVFTGATIGATAHKRTFSLSLPHLQPLNDDPADERGIIKEPLEYLVHAAEVAPAGFDFTEPFEIGGINQNAADPLA from the coding sequence ATGAATGGAATTTCAGGAGCCGAAATTAGGGCCGCTTTTGTTCGGGCGGTCGCATGGGGCCAGGCGGTCGCCTGTGGGGCCGGTCACGGCCTTTTGATCCTCCCGACCTCGATCCGCAAGGATAGCGGGGTCGAGAGCGACGACTCCCTCGGGACCTATCACTCGAGCGACGGGGATCCCGGCGCGATCACGGTCGAGGGGGATCTCCCTCTTTATCTGCGCTATGACGGCCTCGATCCGCTCCTCGCTCTGGTCTGCGGGATCGCCGGCGCGCCGGTCCAGCAGGGGGCGGATCCGGCCTATGCGTACAAATACCGGCCGGCGAAAGATATCAAGGGATATTTCGGGACCTTCGCCAAGGATATGAAAAACTATGTCGAGGAGATCCCGAGCGCCAAGCTCGCCGGCTTTACCCTTCGCGGCGACGCGGGGGGAAAGCTCCAGCTCGTCCTTAAGGTTATCGGGATAAACAAGATCACGGTCTCCGGAGTCAACACGCCGGCGACCTTCGTCAACGTCACGATCCCCGAGGTCGCGAATCCGGTCCGCTTCGCTCACGGCGTTTTTAGGATGAACGATCGCGACGCCGTCGCTCTCGCGGCCGGGGACAAGATCTATCCGTCGAGCTTCGAGTTTTCCTATATGCGAAAGCTCGCCGGCGTCCATACCGGCGAATATCGGACGGCCGAGCCAAACGTCCAGGAGTTAATCGACGAGCCGCTAAACGACGGCGCTCCCGAGGTCCGGCTTAAGCTCCAGTTTCCGCGCCATTCGTCAAACGCCTTTCTCCTCGACCTGGCAAACGACAAGAGAAAGAAGTTTGACGCCGTCTTTACCGGCGCGACGATCGGCGCGACGGCGCACAAGCGGACGTTTTCCCTCTCCCTCCCGCACCTCCAGCCGTTAAACGACGATCCGGCCGACGAGCGCGGGATCATCAAGGAGCCTCTCGAGTACCTGGTCCACGCGGCCGAAGTCGCTCCGGCCGGCTTTGATT